The [Clostridium] scindens ATCC 35704 nucleotide sequence AACTGGCAATAGGGATTACCTTGCCCATGCTGCTGCTCAATTCATTTACGGTTGTCTTGCCGAGATTCTGGGTGGTAATCAGCATGTCAGACAGTTTAGTAGCATCTTCCGCACTCAGGTTATATCCATTGATCGCCGTGGTAAGGATATCCACTGCGCTTGCGCCGGACGTGAATCCGCCTTTTGCCAACTTCATGGCCTCAGTCGTGAATTCGACCGCCTTGGTCTGATCTACGCCTGCGGATATGGCCTGATATACGGATTCAGAATACTCATCAACCGCAACCTTGGTTTCATTCGAGCCGCTTATCAGGCTGTCTTTATATTCCGCAAAATCCACGACGCCATCATCAAGCAGCGTACTCACTTTCGCAAAATTGCTTTCAAAATCAACCGCCATCTTGGTTGTTGCAACGCCTACGCCAACAATTGGGAGGGTTACGGACTTCGTCAGCACTGATCCTACTTTTCCAAGCGTCTGTCCAGTCCTTGTCAGGCCAGACAGGCTCTTCTCCACCCTGTCAGCCTCGCTCTTTCCAAGCGTAGCGGCATTCTTCATGTCTTTCTTGAATTGTTCCGTATCTACTTTGAGTTTTGTTACCAGTGGTGCTAACTCAATTCCTGCCGCCATTACATCCACCTCCGCTATGCATTCTCACTGATTTTTCATCAGCCTTGGTCTGCTGCAATCTCCATAAGTTCTTGAGTATCTCCATGCCTTCCTTGGATTTGGTGTAACTTGCGATCCAACTCTCCTTGTTCAGCAGCAAAAAATAAGGATAAGGCAGTTCCAGAACTTCGTTAAAATTGAATCCCGTATACTCGCTTATCCTTCTAATAATTCCAGTTTTTAAACGATACTCTTTTTCCCATTCCTCTTCCGGAAAATATTTTTCGCATATTGCCTTTCCAATTTCTCCAGGAGGAATGGGGATCATTAGTTTGGGTCTGATTCCGCTTCGTATCGCAATACTGACATTGTATTTATAACATTAGTAATTGCATCCGTTGTCCAGTCATATAAGTCCTGTTTTTCGAACTTCCGTCCTTCCTTATTATGGTTCATAAATAGGATTGCAACATCCATCCGCTTATCGTTGATATTATCTTCCGTCAAATCCTTCTCGATCATATCTACCTTGTCTATCATTCTTAGGGTAGGCTGCATTACATGTATGACTTCCCCGCATATCCTCATTTCCACACTGTTGTCCAAATACTTGTCTAAGTCCAGCATCTTTTATCCCCTTTCAATCAAAAATAAGGAGGGCGCATTATCGCGCTCTCCTATGCTGCTACGATCGCGGCAGCCTCTTCATCTGTAAGTTCTTCCTCAAACTTCGCCAGAAATCCGTCAATCTTGTTGATTGCCGATATCTCCGCATCAATCGTCAGTTCCTTGCCCGTGAATTCAAGCGCGAATCCAGAGCCGCCCTGTCCGATCATCGTGAATCTGATCTTCTTCCCGTTCTCCTTCTCATGAACGAATCTCATAAGCACCGTCTTAAGCGACTTTCCCTTTCCGGTAAACACGATGGTTCTTACCTTCTTTTCCTTGTCCTCTGTATACTCACCCGTGGAAAGCATCGAGATATTCTCCATGTTCCAGGTAAGCACACCCGTCTTAGCCGTAATCTCTTCTTTTGTAATGAACGATTTCACGATTTTCTCATACTGGTTCAAAACGTCATACTTGGTCGGCTTATAGTTTATAGAGAACCCTCCACTGCAATGCCCTACGTTGTGATCTGCGCTCTCAATCGTTGAATCTTGTGGCAGTTCTGCTCCCTCAAATTCGTACATGTAGACTTCGCCTGCTCCAAGCAAAATCTCATCCTTATTCTTATTTCCCATTAATTGTCCTCCAATCTATCAGGTAATATCTTTTCAGTTCCCATTTCTGCAAATCCTCATTAAATATCCGGCCGCCGCCAGATGAAAGCACCGACCGAAACCTTGTATCTCCATATGATATGAATGGCGCGTCCTCTTCCATTGCAAGCAGTTTCGCAATTTTATTGTGAGCATCCATGCCTGAATCATAGTCGTCTGAGATCACATTAAGGGTCAACTGGCTCTGGCTCAAGTGCCCCGATAAAATATCCGTAAATGTATAGTCAATGTTAATCCCTTCGTCCGGGTCTACAACCATTACAGGATATAGCCGCGATGCAAATTCCGGGATCATGCACTCTATGTAATTCTTGATATCCAATTCCATTACGATTTACCTCCCAGAATCCTTTCTATGGATGATTTTTTTGAGAGTTTCGCATCTTCCAGAAACGGCTGCGGTCTCTGCCCGCGTGTCCAATGGAATCCCTTGTATTTTCCTGCCATCACCGTATAGCCCCACGGAGTTTTCCTGCCATTTCCATCCTTCGCATAGATTCCAGTCCCTTCATGCACATAAGGCGCATACTCAAGCGTACTGCCTATCATGCCGACTATCTCAGAGGCCGAGATATCAACCTCGCTGGTGATTGAAGCCCTGAGAAGGCCCTGATCTACCGGGCAGTTCTTTTTCGCCTCGGCCTCAACAACATAACACGCGGTTTTCATATTCCTTCCTACATCAGCAATGATTTCCAGCATTGCCGCATCCATGCTGGACTCAAATCCCGCATTATCAGACATCCGTGGTCACCTCCTTAAGAAGCAGGCTTGACAGCCTCCCGGAGTCGTTGCATGACATCACCATATATACAGCATCATCATTCTTAATCCGATATTTTCCTGCCTTTAGCCCCTTTCGATGCGTAAGCCCTGTATGTGTTGATACCTTGTATAACTCGCTTGCATGCATTACGGTTTCATCAATTTTATATACCGCAACATCGACCTCTGAGACATATACCCATTCCGGCTTAAATCCGCCAGATGGACTTCTGACACGCTTTTCTTCCTGAATCGTGTATCTGCTCATATCCCGGTTTATTGACATGTTATCTCCTCCTGCGTAATCTCCTGTGCCGATATATGACACGCTTAACTGACGGTGGCAACTCATTGATATATGACACTGATACTCCGCTATTGCTCTCGCTTGCTATGCCCTCTGTTCCGTCTCGATTGAACCTGATAAGCGTCAGTTCTTTCACTGCCAATTCACATGCCTCTGGCAACTCCTCGTCTTTTTCATAGTTGATAGCGTCCCGGATTTCCAGAACGCTATCATGTACCATATCATCAAGGATATATATCTTGTCACCCAAGCCAGGACGTTTTAGCAGGCTCTCTAATATTCTCTCTTCCATACGATCAACTCCTACAGTTTGTGCTTGAACTCCACAATCCTGATCTGCTTTGGCTCATATACAGGGTTCCAATTCTGCGCGTCAGAAAGTTCTGCTCTTGTAGGACCTTCCTTCTTGTTGCTTACCTTGGCGTTTGTGAACTGAATTCCGCGCGGATGAAGTATGTTCGTCCATCTGTTAATCAGGTAGTCAATACCGGAACCCTTCTTCTTGTCCCGATCTGTCTCGGTTGGCGCGAATCCTACTGGATTTCCATTACCAAGCGCAATTGCGCCCTGACCGAAAAGGTATGTAGAGAATACCTGATTTGAGCCAGAGCCAGTTACAGGACATCCGTCATCCACAATGACTCGTTTCCCCTGATATA carries:
- a CDS encoding HK97 gp10 family phage protein, with protein sequence MSDNAGFESSMDAAMLEIIADVGRNMKTACYVVEAEAKKNCPVDQGLLRASITSEVDISASEIVGMIGSTLEYAPYVHEGTGIYAKDGNGRKTPWGYTVMAGKYKGFHWTRGQRPQPFLEDAKLSKKSSIERILGGKS
- a CDS encoding phage head completion protein, which translates into the protein MSINRDMSRYTIQEEKRVRSPSGGFKPEWVYVSEVDVAVYKIDETVMHASELYKVSTHTGLTHRKGLKAGKYRIKNDDAVYMVMSCNDSGRLSSLLLKEVTTDV
- a CDS encoding phage head-tail connector protein yields the protein MEERILESLLKRPGLGDKIYILDDMVHDSVLEIRDAINYEKDEELPEACELAVKELTLIRFNRDGTEGIASESNSGVSVSYINELPPSVKRVIYRHRRLRRRR